In one window of Simkaniaceae bacterium DNA:
- the ppsA gene encoding phosphoenolpyruvate synthase, whose amino-acid sequence MKTKRPTPFILWLDEVGKDDILLVGGKNASLGEMVRHLKKKKVSVPSGFTLTTHAYRYVLEKANLNEEIRQQLKDLDPQDGAALAKAGHAIRSLILKVSFPDELKSEILHAYEELSRQHHLEKADVAVRSSATAEDLPTASFAGQQESFLNIVGEEALLDACRKCFASLFTDRAIAYRFNHNIDSLKTYLSVGVQKMVRSDKASSGVIFTLDMESGFKDVIYITGSYGLGENIVQGAVNPDEFYVFKPTFKQGYPAIINKRLGEKATKIIYSEKEAPTKKIETSESERSKFCLTDEEILKLAKWAIECEEHYRRTSKHWSPMDIEWAKDGDTGELFIVQARAETVHSQKKANVIEEFKLLEKGKILSKGKAVGHKIAQGVAHVIQDVSHIASFQEGEILITEMTDPDWVPIMRKAKAIVTNRGGRTSHAAIVSRELGLPCIVGTNDATQTIQTGQEITIDCSEGERGIVYDKLLKFQINTIDVKKIPKTKTHVMINIGYPDEAFKLSFLPSAGVGLARQEFIVNEHIRIHPMALVQFDRVEDPDIRRQIEMMTRGYDDKRQFFVDKLAQGVAMIAAAFYPRDVILRFSDFKTNEYVNLIGGKYFEPKEQNPMIGWRGASRYYKEGYEEGFALECRGIKKAREVFGLTNLKVMIPMCRTPEEGKKVLQVMKKQGLERGKKKLEVYVMCEIPSNVILADQYSRIFDGFSIGSNDLTQMVLGVDRDSELVADIYDENNEAVKRMIREVIKVARANKRKIGICGDAPSTYPEFTKFLIDCKIDSISLTPDALIKTLFVIAKHEQRQIKNKKRKS is encoded by the coding sequence ATGAAAACAAAAAGACCCACTCCTTTTATTTTATGGTTAGATGAAGTTGGCAAAGATGATATTTTGCTCGTTGGGGGAAAAAATGCCTCATTGGGAGAAATGGTGCGCCATTTAAAGAAAAAAAAGGTTTCAGTTCCCTCAGGATTTACTCTGACAACGCATGCCTACCGCTATGTTCTTGAAAAGGCAAACCTCAATGAAGAAATACGGCAGCAATTAAAAGATCTTGATCCTCAAGATGGGGCTGCTTTAGCAAAAGCAGGTCATGCTATTCGCTCACTTATCTTGAAGGTCTCCTTCCCCGATGAATTGAAAAGTGAGATCTTACATGCTTATGAAGAGTTATCTCGGCAACATCATCTGGAAAAAGCCGACGTTGCCGTCCGCTCTTCTGCGACGGCTGAGGATTTGCCTACGGCAAGTTTTGCAGGTCAACAAGAATCATTCCTCAATATCGTAGGTGAAGAGGCGCTGCTCGATGCGTGTCGGAAGTGTTTTGCCTCGTTATTCACAGACCGAGCCATCGCTTATCGCTTCAATCACAACATTGACTCTCTCAAAACCTATCTCTCTGTCGGTGTGCAAAAAATGGTCCGCTCAGATAAGGCGAGTTCCGGCGTGATTTTTACATTAGATATGGAGAGTGGTTTTAAAGATGTGATCTATATTACGGGAAGCTATGGACTTGGGGAAAATATTGTTCAAGGAGCCGTTAACCCCGATGAATTTTACGTGTTTAAACCGACATTTAAGCAAGGTTATCCCGCGATTATCAATAAGCGCCTTGGTGAAAAAGCAACCAAAATTATTTATTCCGAAAAAGAAGCCCCAACGAAAAAAATTGAAACGTCAGAGAGCGAGCGAAGCAAGTTTTGCCTTACCGATGAGGAAATCTTAAAACTTGCAAAGTGGGCGATCGAATGTGAAGAACATTATCGGCGCACAAGCAAACATTGGAGCCCTATGGATATTGAATGGGCCAAAGATGGGGATACGGGAGAGCTATTCATTGTCCAAGCCAGAGCGGAAACGGTTCACTCACAGAAAAAGGCAAATGTGATTGAAGAATTTAAACTTCTAGAAAAAGGGAAGATTTTATCAAAGGGGAAAGCTGTTGGCCATAAAATTGCACAGGGCGTTGCCCATGTTATTCAAGATGTAAGCCATATTGCCTCATTTCAAGAAGGGGAGATTTTAATCACCGAAATGACCGATCCCGATTGGGTTCCGATCATGCGCAAGGCGAAAGCTATTGTCACAAATCGCGGGGGGAGAACATCACATGCGGCGATTGTGAGTCGCGAACTGGGTCTTCCCTGTATTGTAGGCACCAATGATGCGACTCAAACCATTCAAACCGGGCAAGAGATTACAATTGATTGTTCGGAAGGGGAACGGGGGATTGTGTATGATAAGTTATTGAAGTTTCAAATCAATACAATCGATGTGAAAAAAATCCCAAAAACGAAAACACACGTCATGATCAATATCGGTTATCCCGATGAGGCTTTTAAACTGAGTTTTTTACCTTCTGCCGGAGTAGGACTTGCTAGGCAAGAGTTTATCGTGAATGAACACATTCGCATCCATCCTATGGCACTTGTGCAGTTTGATCGCGTTGAAGATCCCGACATTCGCCGGCAAATTGAAATGATGACGCGAGGTTATGATGATAAACGGCAATTTTTCGTCGATAAACTCGCTCAAGGCGTTGCTATGATTGCGGCAGCGTTTTATCCACGCGATGTCATTTTGCGCTTCAGCGATTTTAAAACTAATGAATATGTCAATCTCATCGGCGGAAAATATTTTGAACCCAAAGAACAAAATCCGATGATTGGATGGCGAGGTGCCTCTCGCTATTATAAGGAGGGATATGAAGAAGGGTTTGCGCTCGAATGCCGCGGTATTAAAAAGGCTCGCGAAGTGTTTGGCTTGACAAATCTTAAAGTCATGATTCCGATGTGTCGGACACCGGAAGAGGGAAAAAAAGTATTACAAGTCATGAAAAAACAGGGCCTTGAAAGGGGGAAAAAGAAACTCGAGGTCTATGTCATGTGTGAAATTCCAAGCAATGTTATTTTAGCTGATCAATATAGTCGCATTTTTGACGGATTTAGTATCGGTAGCAATGATTTAACGCAAATGGTACTGGGGGTTGATCGCGATAGTGAACTTGTTGCCGATATTTATGATGAGAACAATGAGGCCGTGAAGAGAATGATTAGAGAGGTGATCAAAGTTGCAAGAGCAAATAAACGAAAAATTGGCATTTGTGGAGATGCCCCTTCGACTTATCCTGAGTTTACAAAATTTTTGATTGATTGTAAGATCGACAGCATCAGTTTAACTCCCGATGCTTTGATCAAAACTCTTTTTGTCATTGCAAAACATGAACAGCGACAAATTAAAAATAAAAAAAGGAAATCATAA
- a CDS encoding threonylcarbamoyl-AMP synthase, whose protein sequence is MKTETLSQSYLKKAIDLLLAGELVAFPTETVYGLGGLFQNEKAHRAVYDVKGRPQDNPLIVHIGEVTWIQDLVESLPPYWDLLTQAFFPGPLTLIFKRNPSIAPSFCAHLSTIAIRMPSHPMALQLIREVGKPLIAPSANLSGKPSPTQAQDVEEDLGGKIPLIIDGGLCAVGIESTVVSLVGDQPTLLRPGGISKEAIEHVLGIRLLQPLNGKILSPGMKYRHYAPKTPISLFSSKEELLAHVACEKKPLILSYEAAFKGSTSFNAANLYALFREADRNGASSIAILMSESLLQNEALMNRIQKAIS, encoded by the coding sequence ATGAAAACGGAGACTCTTTCACAGAGTTACTTGAAAAAGGCTATTGATTTGCTGTTAGCCGGGGAGCTGGTTGCTTTTCCGACTGAGACAGTATATGGACTAGGTGGTCTTTTTCAGAATGAAAAGGCTCATCGCGCCGTCTATGATGTGAAAGGACGCCCTCAGGATAATCCCCTCATTGTTCATATTGGCGAAGTCACTTGGATCCAAGATCTAGTCGAGTCGCTCCCCCCCTATTGGGATCTCTTAACTCAGGCTTTTTTCCCGGGACCGCTCACGTTAATTTTTAAAAGAAACCCGTCAATTGCCCCCTCCTTTTGCGCACATCTTTCAACGATTGCCATTCGAATGCCCTCTCACCCTATGGCGCTTCAATTGATTCGTGAAGTAGGAAAACCTCTTATTGCTCCCTCGGCCAACTTATCCGGAAAACCCAGTCCCACACAGGCCCAAGATGTCGAAGAAGATTTAGGAGGGAAAATCCCCCTTATTATTGATGGGGGCCTCTGTGCCGTTGGAATTGAATCGACTGTCGTGAGTCTTGTTGGGGATCAACCAACGCTATTAAGGCCGGGAGGAATTTCTAAAGAAGCTATTGAACATGTGCTCGGGATTAGATTATTACAACCGCTTAATGGAAAGATTTTATCTCCCGGGATGAAGTACCGCCATTATGCTCCAAAAACGCCTATTTCTCTATTCTCATCTAAAGAAGAGCTCCTAGCTCATGTTGCCTGCGAAAAAAAACCGCTTATTCTTTCTTATGAAGCAGCATTCAAAGGGAGCACATCTTTTAATGCGGCCAATTTATATGCCCTCTTTCGTGAGGCGGATCGAAACGGCGCCTCTTCAATCGCCATTTTAATGAGTGAGAGCCTCTTGCAAAATGAAGCTCTCATGAATCGCATCCAAAAAGCTATCTCTTAA